Proteins co-encoded in one Kocuria flava genomic window:
- a CDS encoding enoyl-CoA hydratase/isomerase family protein: protein MAPAPTGEFTALRLEEREDRLHVVLDRPAVRNAIDATMVEELHAVCDHLERHPKILILSGTEVNGKGIFASGADIAQLRERRRDDALAGINSQIFDRIHRLPLPVIAAIDGYALGGGAELAYAADFRLATPHLRIGQPETNLGIIAAAGGLWRLKELVGEPLALEILLAGRILDAQEALAARLVTELHEPAELVGAAHALADRIAAQDPLAVRITKRVFAMPREAHPHVDELAQAVLFESQAKFDRMQAFLDRKQKKQEQHG, encoded by the coding sequence ATGGCGCCCGCGCCGACCGGGGAGTTCACGGCCCTGCGGCTCGAGGAGCGCGAGGACCGCCTGCACGTGGTCCTCGACCGCCCCGCGGTGCGCAACGCGATCGACGCGACCATGGTCGAGGAGCTGCACGCGGTGTGCGACCACCTCGAGCGCCACCCGAAGATCCTGATCCTCTCCGGCACCGAGGTGAACGGGAAGGGCATCTTCGCCTCCGGGGCGGACATCGCCCAGCTGCGCGAGCGCCGCCGCGACGACGCCCTGGCCGGGATCAACTCCCAGATCTTCGACCGCATCCACCGGCTGCCCCTGCCGGTGATCGCCGCGATCGACGGCTACGCCCTCGGCGGCGGCGCCGAGCTGGCCTACGCGGCCGACTTCCGCCTCGCGACCCCGCACCTGAGGATCGGCCAGCCCGAGACGAACCTGGGCATCATCGCCGCCGCCGGCGGGCTGTGGCGGCTCAAGGAGCTCGTGGGTGAGCCGCTGGCCCTGGAGATCCTGCTGGCCGGGCGGATCCTCGACGCCCAGGAGGCCCTGGCGGCCCGCCTGGTCACCGAGCTGCACGAGCCGGCCGAGCTGGTCGGCGCCGCCCACGCGCTCGCCGACCGGATCGCCGCCCAGGACCCCCTGGCCGTGCGCATCACCAAGCGGGTCTTCGCCATGCCGCGCGAGGCCCACCCGCACGTCGACGAGCTGGCCCAGGCCGTGCTCTTCGAGTCGCAGGCGAAGTTCGACCGGATGCAGGCGTTCCTGGACCGGAAGCAGAAGAAGCAGGAGCAGCACGGATGA
- a CDS encoding tyrosine-protein phosphatase, giving the protein MDDRPGPPAGWDGALNARRLAGDVWRMGRSERLTPAGWRAAAAAGVRTVVDLRNGDERRRRPEDPVDEPAARAGITVLHRPTEDPAHPEFSLVGTPYLNHPRAYPDYLRLFPGPVGAAVRAVAAAEGAVVVHCSAGRDRTGLLALLLLRLAGASPERILAEDEAAVRGINAWHRVAPVPHPVERHHPPERLEAVLADRRAALAPLARGLDAAAWLRAAGLGAGELTALRERLSRPGGP; this is encoded by the coding sequence ATGGACGATCGACCGGGGCCCCCCGCGGGCTGGGACGGGGCGCTCAACGCCCGGCGGCTGGCCGGGGACGTGTGGCGGATGGGCCGCTCCGAGCGGCTGACCCCTGCCGGCTGGCGCGCGGCCGCGGCCGCGGGCGTGCGCACCGTGGTGGACCTGCGCAACGGGGACGAGCGGCGGCGCCGGCCGGAGGACCCCGTGGACGAGCCGGCCGCCCGCGCCGGGATCACCGTGCTGCACCGGCCCACCGAGGACCCGGCCCACCCCGAGTTCTCCCTCGTGGGCACCCCCTACCTCAACCACCCGCGCGCCTACCCCGACTACCTGCGGCTGTTCCCCGGCCCGGTGGGGGCGGCCGTGCGGGCGGTGGCCGCCGCCGAGGGCGCGGTCGTGGTCCACTGCTCCGCGGGCCGGGACCGCACGGGCCTGCTGGCGCTGCTCCTGCTGCGGCTCGCGGGGGCCTCCCCGGAGCGGATCCTCGCCGAGGACGAGGCCGCCGTGCGCGGGATCAACGCGTGGCACCGCGTCGCGCCGGTGCCGCACCCGGTCGAGCGCCACCACCCGCCGGAGCGGCTCGAGGCCGTGCTCGCCGACCGCAGGGCCGCCCTGGCCCCGCTCGCCCGGGGCCTCGACGCCGCGGCCTGGCTGCGCGCCGCCGGCCTCGGCGCCGGGGAGCTGACCGCCCTGCGCGAGCGGCTCAGCCGGCCGGGCGGTCCTTGA
- a CDS encoding PaaI family thioesterase yields MTATETPEPWRIVLGELDEKMGVTVLEQSAQRVVATMPVAGNRQSLGLLHGGAMVALGEAVGSWAAVIHASTMGKVAVGVDVNATHHRSSTDGTVRATATAIQLGRSLTCHEVLIEHEDGTRLCTVRITNFLKDRPAG; encoded by the coding sequence ATGACCGCGACCGAGACCCCCGAGCCCTGGCGGATCGTGCTGGGCGAGTTGGACGAGAAGATGGGCGTGACCGTCCTGGAGCAGTCGGCGCAGCGGGTGGTGGCCACGATGCCCGTGGCCGGCAACCGGCAGTCGCTGGGCCTGCTCCACGGCGGGGCGATGGTCGCCCTCGGGGAGGCCGTGGGCTCGTGGGCGGCGGTCATCCACGCCTCGACCATGGGCAAGGTCGCGGTGGGGGTCGACGTCAACGCGACCCACCACCGGTCCTCGACCGACGGCACCGTGCGGGCGACGGCGACGGCGATCCAGCTCGGCCGCAGCCTGACCTGCCACGAGGTGCTCATCGAGCACGAGGACGGCACCCGGCTGTGCACCGTGCGGATCACGAACTTCCTCAAGGACCGCCCGGCCGGCTGA
- the paaZ gene encoding phenylacetic acid degradation bifunctional protein PaaZ has product MAAQTQTILPSYVAGRWWSPENPQKVTEVADASTGEVVARVSTDGIDTAGAVEHGRTVGQKALGELTIHERALKLKQLAQHLTEHKQVLYDLSYATGATLKDHFFDVDGGIGTLFTFSSKGRRELPNANVIVDGAVEQLSKDGSFLGEHVYTRMPGVAVQINAFNFPVWGMLEKFAPAFVAGMPTIVKPATPTGYVTEACVRLMVESGILPEGSLQLISGSARDLLDHLDYRDHVAFTGSAATARSLREHDNVVNGGVRFTAETDSLNAAILGPDATPDTPEFEAFVKAVFTEITSKAGQKCTAIRRVIVPKERVEDVVAAVAERVRRRVVIGDPRTEGVTMGALASKEQQTEVRKAVERLVAAGGTVRLGGPDEAVDGAGTGAFFPVTVLSFDDPETPEVHFVEAFGPVTSVIGYEDVDDAVRLAALGGGSLVATVCTNDGPTAAAFAAGIGAHHGRVHFLNRQDAKTSTGHGSPMPHLVHGGPGRAGGGEELGGVRGVKHYMQRTALQGSPDILTAVTGVWHRGAAANTVTREAVENGTGEHPFRKSLETLRIGDQFASELRTVTLEDILEFAERTGDTFYAHTDEEAATANPFFPRRVAHGYLLVSWAAGLFVEPAPGPVLANYGLENLRFITPVTYDDAIRVTLTAKQITPRVTDEYGEVCWDAVLHNQHDEIVATYDVLTLVAKTWPTA; this is encoded by the coding sequence GTGGCAGCACAGACCCAGACCATCCTGCCCAGCTACGTCGCGGGCCGGTGGTGGAGCCCGGAGAACCCGCAGAAGGTCACCGAGGTCGCCGACGCCTCGACCGGTGAGGTCGTGGCCCGGGTGTCCACGGACGGCATCGACACCGCCGGTGCCGTCGAGCACGGGCGCACGGTCGGGCAGAAGGCCCTCGGCGAGCTCACGATCCACGAGCGGGCGCTGAAGCTCAAGCAGCTCGCCCAGCACCTCACCGAGCACAAGCAGGTCCTCTACGACCTCTCCTACGCGACCGGGGCCACGCTCAAGGACCACTTCTTCGACGTCGACGGCGGGATCGGCACCCTCTTCACCTTCTCCTCCAAGGGCCGCCGCGAGCTGCCCAACGCCAACGTGATCGTGGACGGGGCCGTGGAGCAGCTGTCCAAGGACGGCTCGTTCCTGGGCGAGCACGTCTACACCCGCATGCCCGGGGTCGCCGTGCAGATCAACGCGTTCAACTTCCCCGTGTGGGGGATGCTCGAGAAGTTCGCCCCCGCGTTCGTCGCCGGCATGCCCACGATCGTCAAGCCCGCGACGCCCACCGGCTACGTCACCGAGGCGTGCGTGCGGCTGATGGTCGAGTCCGGGATCCTGCCCGAGGGCTCGCTCCAGCTGATCTCCGGCTCCGCCCGGGACCTGCTCGACCACCTCGACTACCGCGACCACGTCGCCTTCACCGGCTCGGCCGCCACCGCCCGCTCCCTGCGCGAGCACGACAACGTGGTCAACGGCGGCGTGCGCTTCACCGCCGAGACCGACTCCCTCAACGCCGCGATCCTCGGCCCCGACGCCACCCCGGACACCCCGGAGTTCGAGGCCTTCGTGAAGGCCGTGTTCACCGAGATCACCTCGAAGGCCGGGCAGAAGTGCACCGCCATCCGCCGCGTCATCGTGCCGAAGGAGCGCGTCGAGGACGTCGTGGCGGCCGTGGCCGAGCGCGTGCGCCGGCGGGTGGTCATCGGCGACCCCCGCACCGAGGGCGTGACCATGGGCGCCCTGGCCTCCAAGGAGCAGCAGACGGAGGTCCGCAAGGCCGTGGAGCGGCTCGTGGCCGCCGGCGGCACCGTCCGCCTCGGCGGGCCCGACGAGGCCGTGGACGGCGCGGGGACCGGCGCCTTCTTCCCCGTCACCGTCCTGTCCTTCGACGACCCCGAGACCCCCGAGGTCCACTTCGTCGAGGCCTTCGGCCCGGTCACCTCCGTGATCGGCTACGAGGACGTCGACGACGCCGTGCGGCTGGCCGCCCTCGGCGGCGGGTCGCTGGTGGCGACCGTGTGCACGAACGACGGCCCGACCGCCGCGGCCTTCGCCGCCGGCATCGGCGCCCACCACGGTCGTGTGCACTTCCTCAACCGCCAGGACGCGAAGACCTCCACCGGCCACGGCTCACCCATGCCCCACCTCGTCCACGGCGGCCCCGGCCGCGCCGGCGGCGGCGAGGAGCTGGGCGGCGTGCGCGGCGTGAAGCACTACATGCAGCGCACCGCCCTGCAGGGCTCCCCCGACATCCTCACCGCCGTCACCGGCGTGTGGCATCGGGGCGCGGCGGCGAACACCGTGACCCGTGAGGCGGTCGAGAACGGCACCGGCGAGCATCCCTTCCGCAAGTCGCTGGAGACCCTGCGGATCGGCGACCAGTTCGCCTCCGAGCTGCGCACGGTGACCCTCGAGGACATCCTCGAGTTCGCCGAGAGGACCGGCGACACCTTCTACGCGCACACCGACGAGGAGGCCGCCACCGCCAACCCGTTCTTCCCGCGCCGGGTGGCCCACGGCTACCTGCTCGTCTCGTGGGCGGCCGGGCTGTTCGTAGAGCCCGCCCCGGGTCCGGTGCTGGCCAACTACGGGCTCGAGAACCTGCGGTTCATCACCCCCGTGACCTACGACGACGCCATCCGGGTGACCCTCACCGCCAAGCAGATCACCCCGCGGGTGACCGACGAGTACGGCGAGGTCTGCTGGGACGCGGTCCTGCACAACCAGCACGACGAGATCGTGGCGACCTACGACGTGCTGACCCTCGTGGCGAAGACCTGGCCCACCGCCTGA
- a CDS encoding TetR/AcrR family transcriptional regulator, whose amino-acid sequence MTHAPAPAAPAGETPRRGRPGYDRETLLSVCVEVFNVHGYDATSMGTLSKHLGISKSAIYHHVASKEEILEQALARALDALEEVLAGAAAAEGPAVARLEQVIRGTVRVLVEQMPYVTLLLRLRGNSEVETRALERRRTVTRRVGELIEQAQAEGAVRDDLSGRSAARLLLGMINSIVDWYRPEAGDTTDQLADTVVGLAFSGLRAP is encoded by the coding sequence ATGACGCACGCCCCGGCGCCGGCCGCCCCGGCCGGCGAGACGCCGCGCCGCGGTCGGCCCGGCTACGACCGCGAGACGCTGCTGAGCGTCTGCGTGGAGGTCTTCAACGTCCACGGCTACGACGCGACGTCGATGGGGACCCTCTCCAAGCACCTGGGGATCTCCAAGTCCGCGATCTACCACCACGTGGCGTCCAAGGAGGAGATCCTCGAGCAGGCGCTCGCCCGCGCCCTCGACGCGCTCGAGGAGGTCCTGGCCGGCGCGGCGGCCGCCGAGGGGCCGGCCGTGGCGCGGCTCGAGCAGGTGATCCGGGGGACCGTGCGCGTGCTCGTGGAGCAGATGCCCTACGTGACCCTGCTGCTGCGGCTGCGCGGGAACTCGGAGGTCGAGACCCGCGCCCTCGAGCGGCGCCGCACGGTCACCCGCCGCGTGGGCGAGCTCATCGAGCAGGCCCAGGCCGAGGGCGCCGTGCGCGACGACCTCTCCGGCCGCTCGGCGGCCCGTCTGCTGCTGGGCATGATCAACTCGATCGTGGACTGGTACCGGCCCGAGGCCGGGGACACCACGGACCAGCTGGCCGACACGGTGGTCGGCCTGGCCTTCTCGGGCCTGCGCGCCCCCTGA
- a CDS encoding phenylacetate--CoA ligase family protein translates to MTECSVPNPYAPAAPAADRSQPDPEETMSRDRIEALQFERLRWTVHHAYENVPAYKELFDDHGVHPGDLKELEDLRLFPYTDKEFLRKAYPFKSLAVPMSEVRRIHASSGTTGQPTVVAYTENDISTWASLVARCFRLSGVRPGDKVHNAYGYGLFTGGLGAHYGAERLGCAVIPMSGGQTEKQVQMIRDFEPQAILSTPTYLLTIADGFRKLGLDPRETSLRTAVLGAEPWTEEMRREIETTFGIDACDIYGLSEVMGPGVAGESAQSKDGSHIWEDHFRPEIIDPLTDEVQETGRPGELVFTSLTKEALPIIRYRTHDLTRLLPGTDRPGHRRMGRITGRSDDMIILRGVNLFPSQIEELALQVPELSPHFTLEITRPNRMDQMTINIERREEVTVEAAEAGGQKLVHAIKTKIGSSAAIRIAEPGTLARSSGKLRRVYDLRDK, encoded by the coding sequence ATGACCGAGTGCTCCGTGCCGAACCCCTACGCCCCCGCCGCTCCTGCCGCGGACCGGTCCCAGCCGGACCCCGAGGAGACGATGAGCCGGGACCGGATCGAGGCGCTGCAGTTCGAGCGGCTGCGCTGGACCGTCCACCACGCCTACGAGAACGTGCCCGCCTACAAGGAGCTCTTCGACGACCACGGCGTGCACCCGGGCGACCTGAAGGAGCTCGAGGACCTGCGCCTGTTCCCGTACACGGACAAGGAGTTCCTCCGGAAGGCCTACCCCTTCAAGTCCCTCGCGGTGCCGATGAGCGAGGTCCGGCGCATCCACGCCTCCTCCGGCACGACCGGCCAGCCCACCGTGGTCGCCTACACCGAGAACGACATCAGCACCTGGGCGAGCCTCGTGGCCCGCTGCTTCCGGCTCTCGGGCGTGCGCCCCGGGGACAAGGTGCACAACGCCTACGGCTACGGCCTGTTCACCGGTGGCCTCGGCGCCCACTACGGCGCCGAGCGCCTGGGCTGCGCCGTCATCCCGATGTCCGGCGGGCAGACCGAGAAGCAGGTCCAGATGATCCGCGACTTCGAGCCGCAGGCCATCCTCTCGACCCCCACCTACCTGCTGACCATCGCCGACGGCTTCCGGAAGCTCGGCCTCGACCCCCGGGAGACCTCCCTGCGCACCGCCGTGCTCGGCGCCGAGCCGTGGACCGAGGAGATGCGCCGGGAGATCGAGACGACCTTCGGCATCGACGCCTGCGACATCTACGGGCTCTCCGAGGTCATGGGCCCCGGCGTGGCCGGGGAGTCGGCGCAGTCCAAGGACGGCTCCCACATCTGGGAGGACCACTTCCGCCCCGAGATCATCGACCCCCTCACGGACGAGGTCCAGGAGACGGGCCGCCCCGGCGAGCTGGTGTTCACCTCCCTCACCAAGGAGGCCCTGCCGATCATCCGCTACCGCACCCACGACCTCACCCGGCTGCTACCCGGCACCGACCGCCCCGGCCACCGGCGCATGGGGCGGATCACCGGGCGCTCGGACGACATGATCATCCTGCGGGGGGTCAACCTGTTCCCCTCGCAGATCGAGGAGCTGGCCCTGCAGGTGCCCGAGCTGAGCCCGCACTTCACGCTCGAGATCACCCGGCCGAACCGGATGGACCAGATGACCATCAACATCGAGCGCCGCGAGGAGGTCACGGTGGAGGCCGCCGAGGCCGGCGGGCAGAAGCTCGTCCACGCCATCAAGACCAAGATCGGCTCCTCCGCCGCGATCCGCATCGCCGAGCCCGGCACGCTCGCCCGCTCCTCGGGCAAGCTGCGCCGGGTCTACGACCTGCGGGACAAGTGA
- the paaI gene encoding hydroxyphenylacetyl-CoA thioesterase PaaI, giving the protein MAQDHPILAGDHASRWMGIEVDRAEYGSAQIRMTLREEMLNGFGIAHGGMIFAFADTCFALACNDPAGDGSTITVASGGDINFISSARRGQTLTAVGTVRARAGRSGVYDIQVTADGELVAEFRGRSRTIPNPARRAAPPAEQPAEPEPALPSGSAQPSAPQSQEA; this is encoded by the coding sequence ATGGCCCAGGACCACCCCATCCTCGCCGGGGACCACGCGTCCCGCTGGATGGGCATCGAGGTGGACCGCGCCGAGTACGGCAGCGCGCAGATCCGCATGACCCTGCGCGAGGAGATGCTCAACGGCTTCGGCATCGCCCACGGCGGCATGATCTTCGCGTTCGCCGACACGTGCTTCGCCCTCGCCTGCAACGACCCCGCCGGCGACGGCAGCACCATCACGGTGGCCTCCGGCGGCGACATCAACTTCATCTCCTCCGCCCGCCGGGGGCAGACCCTCACGGCCGTGGGCACCGTCCGCGCCCGGGCCGGCCGCAGCGGTGTCTACGACATCCAGGTCACGGCCGACGGCGAGCTCGTCGCCGAGTTCCGCGGCCGCAGCCGCACCATCCCCAACCCGGCGCGCCGCGCCGCGCCCCCGGCCGAGCAGCCCGCGGAGCCCGAGCCCGCCCTGCCGTCCGGGTCCGCCCAGCCGTCCGCCCCGCAGTCCCAGGAGGCCTGA
- the paaA gene encoding 1,2-phenylacetyl-CoA epoxidase subunit PaaA, which translates to MTSQNTGLHAVPAADAAEQAEAERAGQEHFDRIIAEDSRIEPRDWMPAAYRKTLVRQVSQHAHSEIIGMQPEGNWISRAPSLKRKAILMAKVQDEAGHGLYLYSAAETLGTPRHELNQQLLEGRAKYSSIFNYPARTWADMGAIGWLVDGAAIANQVPLCRASYGPYGRAMVRICKEESFHQRQGWEILYELSHGTPAQKKMAQDAVNRFYGPALQMFGPPDEDSPNSKQSMAWNIKRFSNDELRQRFVDMIVPQAEALGLTLPDPDLKWNEERGHYDYGPLDWNEFKAVIAGKGPCSSQRMQRRRQAHDDGAWVREAAAAYARKTAAEHASAELIGA; encoded by the coding sequence ATGACGTCGCAGAACACCGGGCTCCACGCCGTGCCCGCCGCGGACGCGGCCGAGCAGGCGGAGGCCGAGCGCGCGGGCCAGGAGCACTTCGACCGCATCATCGCCGAGGACTCCCGCATCGAGCCCCGCGACTGGATGCCCGCCGCCTACCGCAAGACGCTCGTCCGCCAGGTCTCGCAGCACGCCCACTCGGAGATCATCGGCATGCAGCCCGAGGGCAACTGGATCTCCCGGGCGCCCTCCCTCAAGCGCAAGGCCATCCTCATGGCGAAGGTCCAGGACGAGGCCGGCCACGGGCTCTACCTCTACTCCGCCGCCGAGACCCTGGGCACCCCGCGCCACGAGCTCAACCAGCAGCTGCTCGAGGGCCGGGCCAAGTACTCCTCGATCTTCAACTACCCCGCCCGCACCTGGGCGGACATGGGCGCCATCGGCTGGCTCGTGGACGGCGCGGCGATCGCCAACCAGGTCCCGCTGTGCCGGGCCTCCTACGGCCCCTACGGCCGGGCCATGGTGCGCATCTGCAAGGAGGAGTCCTTCCACCAGCGCCAGGGCTGGGAGATCCTCTACGAGCTCTCCCACGGCACCCCCGCCCAGAAGAAGATGGCCCAGGACGCCGTGAACCGCTTCTACGGCCCCGCCCTGCAGATGTTCGGCCCGCCGGACGAGGACTCCCCCAACTCCAAGCAGTCGATGGCCTGGAACATCAAGCGCTTCTCCAACGACGAGCTGCGCCAGCGCTTCGTGGACATGATCGTCCCGCAGGCCGAGGCCCTGGGCCTGACCCTGCCGGACCCGGACCTGAAGTGGAACGAGGAGCGCGGCCACTACGACTACGGCCCCCTGGACTGGAACGAGTTCAAGGCCGTGATCGCCGGCAAGGGCCCGTGCAGCTCCCAGCGCATGCAGCGCCGCCGGCAGGCCCACGACGACGGCGCGTGGGTCCGCGAGGCCGCCGCCGCCTACGCCCGCAAGACCGCCGCGGAGCACGCCTCCGCCGAGCTGATCGGAGCCTGA
- the paaB gene encoding 1,2-phenylacetyl-CoA epoxidase subunit PaaB, with product MSENTVSTIDASAGEWPLWEVFVRSSRGLSHVHAGSLHAPDATMALRNARDLYTRRNEGTSVWVVPADAVSASDPDSKGGYFESPQGKSYRHATYYTKSEGVKHL from the coding sequence ATGAGCGAGAACACCGTGAGCACGATCGACGCCTCGGCCGGCGAGTGGCCCCTGTGGGAGGTGTTCGTGCGGTCCTCGCGCGGGCTCTCCCACGTCCACGCCGGGTCGCTGCACGCCCCCGACGCGACGATGGCGCTGCGCAACGCCCGCGACCTCTACACCCGCCGCAACGAGGGGACCTCCGTGTGGGTCGTGCCCGCCGACGCCGTCTCCGCCTCGGACCCCGACTCCAAGGGCGGGTACTTCGAGTCCCCGCAGGGCAAGAGCTACCGCCACGCGACCTACTACACGAAGAGCGAAGGGGTGAAGCACCTGTGA
- the paaC gene encoding 1,2-phenylacetyl-CoA epoxidase subunit PaaC, with protein MSFASHDSATKQSAGQAITAEEIGASGATAPEDVARYALWLGDDALMLAQRLGWWIARAPELEEDIALANIALDLLGHARFFLTYAGTAWGKTEDDLAYFRDEEEFRSCRLVEQENGDFGQTIARQLIFSYYQYELYRRLVDSSDATLAAIADKALKEVQYHQDHASQWILRLGLGTEESKRRVQDGLDYMWPYVDELFHDDELIDALEGIAVRPSTLRADFDRRIAEILGEAGLEVPGIPGAWGGDRSGEFSEQRGHILAEMQVLARQHPGATW; from the coding sequence GTGAGCTTCGCGTCCCACGACTCCGCGACCAAGCAGAGCGCCGGCCAGGCCATCACCGCCGAGGAGATCGGCGCGAGCGGGGCCACCGCCCCCGAGGACGTGGCCCGCTACGCCCTGTGGCTCGGCGATGACGCCCTGATGCTCGCCCAGCGCCTCGGCTGGTGGATCGCCCGCGCCCCCGAGCTCGAGGAGGACATCGCGCTGGCCAACATCGCGCTGGACCTGCTCGGCCACGCCCGGTTCTTCCTCACCTACGCCGGCACGGCCTGGGGGAAGACCGAGGACGACCTCGCCTACTTCCGCGACGAGGAGGAGTTCCGCTCCTGCCGCCTCGTGGAGCAGGAGAACGGCGACTTCGGACAGACCATCGCCCGGCAGCTGATCTTCTCCTACTACCAGTACGAGCTCTACCGCCGGCTCGTGGACTCCTCCGACGCCACCCTCGCCGCGATCGCCGACAAGGCGCTCAAGGAGGTCCAGTACCACCAGGACCACGCGAGCCAGTGGATCCTGCGCCTGGGCCTGGGCACCGAGGAGTCCAAGCGCCGCGTGCAGGACGGGCTGGACTACATGTGGCCCTACGTCGACGAGCTCTTCCACGACGACGAGCTCATCGACGCCCTCGAGGGGATCGCCGTGCGCCCGTCCACGCTGCGGGCCGACTTCGACCGCCGCATCGCCGAGATCCTGGGCGAGGCCGGCCTCGAGGTCCCCGGGATCCCGGGCGCCTGGGGCGGGGACCGCTCCGGGGAGTTCAGCGAGCAGCGCGGGCACATCCTGGCGGAGATGCAGGTGCTGGCCCGCCAGCACCCCGGCGCCACCTGGTGA
- the paaD gene encoding 1,2-phenylacetyl-CoA epoxidase subunit PaaD: MTPHDHGAEAPPAGLAVRPADPAAARVWDVATTVNDPEIPVLSVADLGILRDARVEDGRAVVVITPTYSGCPAMGTITEDLERALHAAGWADVRVDLVLQPAWTTDWMTPEGRAKLEEYGIAPPTGRAAAGPVRLGLAVKCPRCHSLNTREMTRFGSTACKALHVCNECLEPFDYFKVH; encoded by the coding sequence ATGACCCCGCACGACCACGGCGCCGAGGCCCCCCCGGCCGGTCTGGCGGTGCGCCCGGCCGACCCCGCGGCGGCCCGGGTGTGGGACGTCGCCACCACGGTGAACGACCCCGAGATCCCCGTGCTCTCCGTCGCCGACCTCGGCATCCTCCGCGACGCCCGGGTCGAGGACGGCCGGGCCGTCGTCGTCATCACCCCGACGTACTCGGGGTGCCCGGCGATGGGGACCATCACCGAGGACCTCGAGCGGGCCCTGCACGCCGCCGGCTGGGCGGACGTGCGCGTGGACCTCGTCCTGCAGCCCGCCTGGACCACCGACTGGATGACCCCGGAGGGGCGGGCCAAGCTCGAGGAGTACGGCATCGCCCCGCCCACAGGGCGCGCGGCGGCCGGGCCCGTCCGGCTCGGCCTGGCCGTGAAGTGCCCCCGCTGCCACTCCCTGAACACCCGCGAGATGACCCGCTTCGGGTCCACCGCGTGCAAGGCGCTCCACGTCTGCAACGAGTGCCTCGAACCCTTCGACTACTTCAAGGTGCACTGA
- the paaE gene encoding 1,2-phenylacetyl-CoA epoxidase subunit PaaE — protein MTDSTAQAPAKRRASFNSLEVSQVRRLTADSVEVAFAVPPELVEDYDYLPGQYVALRAEIGGHEVRRSYSICAEPRPGEIRVAIKKDIGGVFSTWANEQLKAGDRLDVMNPQGAFTSKLRLTSLNDPEKLAAEEVAKNSSVHLVAFAAGSGITPIMAIAKAVLRASETSTFDLVYANRSAMDVMFAEELGDLKDKYPSRLAVHHVLSREQRISPLMSGRIDADKLNEILDEVVQVDRTDEWFLCGPFELVQLCRDTLAARGVPEESIRFELFTTGRPENPQGQQGRVVEADPSGENYGIEFTLDGLSSRIESPKSAHETVLNAALRVRPDVPFACAGGVCGTCRAKVVSGEFEMEENYALEKDEVDAGYVLTCQTRPTTDELVVDFDA, from the coding sequence ATGACCGACTCCACCGCCCAGGCCCCGGCCAAGCGCCGCGCCTCCTTCAACTCCCTCGAGGTCTCGCAGGTCCGCCGGCTCACCGCGGACTCGGTCGAGGTCGCCTTCGCCGTGCCGCCGGAGCTGGTCGAGGACTACGACTACCTGCCCGGTCAGTACGTGGCCCTGCGCGCCGAGATCGGCGGCCACGAGGTCCGCCGCTCCTACTCGATCTGCGCCGAGCCGCGCCCCGGCGAGATCCGCGTGGCGATCAAGAAGGACATCGGCGGGGTCTTCTCCACCTGGGCCAACGAGCAGCTCAAGGCGGGCGACCGCCTCGACGTGATGAACCCCCAGGGCGCGTTCACCTCGAAGCTGCGGCTGACCTCGCTGAACGACCCCGAGAAGCTCGCCGCGGAGGAGGTCGCGAAGAACAGCAGCGTGCACCTGGTCGCCTTCGCCGCCGGCTCCGGGATCACCCCGATCATGGCCATCGCCAAGGCCGTGCTGCGCGCCTCGGAGACCTCGACCTTCGACCTCGTCTACGCCAACCGCTCGGCGATGGACGTGATGTTCGCCGAGGAGCTCGGGGACCTCAAGGACAAGTACCCCTCCCGCCTGGCCGTCCACCACGTGCTCTCCCGCGAGCAGCGGATCAGCCCCCTGATGTCGGGGCGGATCGACGCCGACAAGCTCAACGAGATCCTCGACGAGGTCGTCCAGGTCGACCGCACCGACGAGTGGTTCCTGTGCGGGCCCTTCGAGCTCGTCCAGCTGTGCCGCGACACCCTCGCCGCCCGCGGCGTGCCCGAGGAGAGCATCCGCTTCGAGCTGTTCACCACCGGCCGCCCCGAGAACCCGCAGGGCCAGCAGGGCCGCGTGGTCGAGGCCGACCCGTCCGGGGAGAACTACGGGATCGAGTTCACCCTCGACGGGCTCTCCAGCCGGATCGAGTCCCCGAAGAGCGCCCACGAGACCGTCCTCAACGCCGCCCTGCGCGTGCGCCCCGACGTCCCGTTCGCCTGCGCCGGCGGGGTGTGCGGCACCTGCCGCGCCAAGGTCGTCTCCGGGGAGTTCGAGATGGAGGAGAACTACGCCCTGGAGAAGGACGAGGTCGACGCCGGCTACGTGCTGACCTGCCAGACCCGCCCCACCACCGACGAGCTCGTGGTCGACTTCGACGCCTGA